The following coding sequences are from one Octopus bimaculoides isolate UCB-OBI-ISO-001 chromosome 3, ASM119413v2, whole genome shotgun sequence window:
- the LOC128247320 gene encoding salivary glue protein Sgs-3-like — protein sequence MVIVDRRLAVSSDIAYIGIKRPAINSSLVFMTVSEQCGRICRPSCLVPGSNPPRYTECIGLLNLTHNDAHFYGKTLAEAYMRVWDYKNQIRPKIRHENIPIVFHCDDSLWPFNISNYISTTTPSTWTRESTRTQTTTTTTTTTTTTTPTPTTTTTPTTTTTTTPTTSWAWRTTTKPTTRWEWKTTTTNGDSNIFCKVDNTCVIPSRCSCTYMEKKPCMQMCSRYAICIYGQYFVLNCGSGFRYNHQLKQCVRGYCSHRYLSKI from the exons ATGGTGATAGTTGATCGTAGATTAGCTGTATCATCGGATATAGCCTACATTGGTATCAAAAGACCTGCAATAAACAGCAGTCTGGTATTTATGACAGTCTCAGAACAATGTGGAAGAATATGTCGTCCTTCTTGCTTAGTGCCGGGTTCAAATCCACCGAGGTACACAGAATGTATAGGTTTGTTGAACTTAACTCACAATGATGCTCATTTCTACGGCAAAACTCTGGCAGAAGCTTACATGAGAGTGTGGGATTATAAAAACCAGATACGACCGAAAATAAGACACGAGAATATACCAATCGTATTCCATTGTGATGATAGCCTGTGGCCTTTTAACATCAGCAACTATATATCTACAACGACACCATCAACTTGGACAAGAGAGTCAACACGTACACAAACCacgactactacaactaccactaccactactaccactccaacaccaacaactacaactacaccaacaactacaactacaactacaccAACAACAAGTTGGGCAtggagaacaacaacaaaaccaacaacaagaTGGGAGTGGAAAACAACGACAACTAATGGTGATAGTAATAtct tcTGTAAAGTCGATAACACTTGTGTAATCCCATCAAGATGTAGCTGTACATACATGGAAAAGAAACCTTGCATGCAAATGTGCTCCCGATATGCCATATGTATTTACGGACAATATTTCGTTTTAAATTGCGGTTCTGGATTTAGATACAACCACCAACTGAAACAGTGTGTTCGAGGATACTGTTCCCACAGATACTTATCAAAGATATAG
- the LOC128247321 gene encoding uncharacterized protein LOC128247321, whose amino-acid sequence MKYLTLILTLSVVCADDFSIIKSFTKCYKNFQDNVFESNKRQVWQKYCLDNNPYVRQRFGGWVNHIPNIHDYNNMGNLPKPLTSKRARKEYRMLTTKERHDFHQAINLLKQDTSLAPNVYDAIAFLHSGPTVINAHAGPSFLAWHRIYLNM is encoded by the exons ATGAAGTATTTAACCTTAATTTTAACGCTGTCCGTTGTTTGTGCAGATGATTTTAGCATAATAAAGTCATTCACAAAATGTTACAAGAATTTCCAAGACAATGTTTTTGAATCGAACAAGAGGCAGGTGTGGCAGAAATACTGTTTAGATAACAACCCTTATGTTCGGCAACGTTTTGGAGGTTGGGTTAACCATATTCCAAATATTCATGACTATAATAATATGGGAAATCTACCAAAGCCTCTTACGTCAAAGCGGGCCAGAAAGGAATATAGAATGCTCACTACAAAAGAGAGACATGATTTCCATCAAGCCATTAATCTATTAAAACAAGATACG AGTTTGGCACCAAACGTCTACGATGCGATCGCCTTCCTCCATTCTGGTCCCACGGTTATAAACGCTCACGCTGGCCCTTCTTTCTTAGCTTGGCACAGAATCTACCTTAACATGTAA